In Bacteroidota bacterium, the genomic stretch AGTGAGCGGGTGATGGATCCTGATGAAAGCAGTGTTATCCTCATGAGCTCGGTGAATTTCAGGAAAGATTTATGGATGCTCATTTCACGGCTCTGCTGCAACATGGCGGAAATAGTGTTGAATACATTGAAGGTGAAATGCGGATCGAGCTGGTTGCTGGTGGATTGAAGCTGTAAGGAGAGGATCTGTCCGGCAATCTTTTCTTTGGCCCTGATCTGCTGCAGTTGTATTTTCCTGATAAGCAGAACGAATACCAGCACGCCCAGGTAAATAAGAATCCAGCTCCCTATCAGTTTAATGTAATAAGGATGGGCTGAACATTGCAGAATGATCTTCCTTTTTTTATCCTGAATTACCAGGAAGGGTTTTTCCTGGTGAGAGTGGAAGGATACTTCATAACTATCGAGGCCCGTTGTGGGAAAAGTGGCGAGGACGTTCAGGTCAGGATTGGAAATGATAAGGCTGGTACCATCGGTGGATTTAAAAAGCCATTCGTTTTTACCATCAAAATTAACATCGCAAACATAGCATTCTGAATTAATGTCGATTCCCAGGTAATCTTTACGGATGACCTGTAAAGTTGAGTCAACAACCCATAGTTCACCGTCTTGCTTTAGAAGAAGAATCTTGTCTTGGTCTTCAGAATGGTTTACGATGCTGAACCTATCCTTTTTTGAGTAGGAGGGAGCATCATTTTGTTTTACAATTTTTCCAAACCGGTTAAAAAGCAGGAATTCGTTGGCATTGCTTTCATGCCCTATGGAGTGGTGAAAGGCAAAAATGCATGTTTTATGACCGCACTTCAAAAGCGAGACAAAGAACCGGGTGCCTCCTCCGGGAAACTCCACGGGTGGCGCTGTTAACTGTAGATCATGATCAAAGATAAACAACCAGGAACTATGATCTTTATAGGGTAGGTTCATCGTGTCAGGAATATTTTCACAGGCATTTGTGCTTCCTGTAATTTCCTTAAATCCGTCGTTGTTCAGATCAGACAAAATAGGTTCAGAGATGATGCTTCCGGCGCTTTGGGAAGATATTATTGAATCGCTCAGATAGTCATACCTGTATATTTTCCTGGGAGTTAAAGAGAATCCTCCTGCAATGCTAAAGAATATCTCTTTCTTGCCGTCATCTTCAAGATCGACCACTTTGAAAAAAGGGATATTAAAGTCGATCTGTCTGCCGAGTGTGCCGTATTTATCTGTAAATCTGAGATTAATAAGTGTCCAGTCGACAGGAAGCGGTTCGAACGCACTTAAAAAAATCGAATCGTTTTGCACCGTAAAGCCGTAAACCTCCAGGATGCCGTTATTGTCGACATCCCCGAAATATAATTCCCTGGTATATCTTGAAAATTCTCCGGGAAAGTTCCATTGTCCCGCCACTCCACCAAAATGATCATAAACCTGGAAACAGAACTGGCCGTGAGCATCTCCGTAGGCTATGATCAGTTCCGTATTGCCGTCGTTATCCAGATCTTCGTAATAGTGAATACTTTCTTTATGTTCCAAAAGAGCGTCTTCAACGACAGCAATTTTTATTTTTTGGAAAAGAGGAGGGAGGAGGAGGATAATGATGATAGCGACGGGAAGGGATAAGAAATAAGGGGAGTAGATAATATTTCTGATATAACCAAGCATGCATTAAATGGATATGTCGTAAATATAGGGAAATAATTATTCTGAATGAAATTGTGAGCGGCTTACCCGGAGAATAAAAAAAAGGTAGCTTAAGAAGCTACCTTGAAAAGTTCTGCGGACCGGACGGGACTAGAACCCGTCTCGCCTGAGGTGAGATGACAGGCATGTTAGAAAAAGTTTTTAAGTTGTAATATCTTTTGCCTGCTGGCTCTGTCCGATTGCATTATTGTAGTGGGCTAAAAAACTGGACAGAAATTTTAAAGTTAATAAATTTCCGTCCGGTTTTTTATCCCATTACATCAGCAGTATTTAAACCTGATATTTGCTGTAAAGACGGATAATTCAGGCAATTTCAATTTTCACATTTTTTTTTGCAAAATCACAAAATACATGTATCTTTGCAATCCCTTTTGAGGGTATGTTCTTATATTTTTGGACCGGTAGTTCAGTTTGGTTAGAATACATGCCTGTCACGCATGGGGTCGCGGGTTCGAGTCCCGTCCGGTCCGCAAAAGGGTACACGAAGATGTACCCTTTTTCATTTAAAACTATTGATAATCGTATATTTCCTGACATTTTCTTAGACCTTTATACACTTTACTTAGCATGCAATAAGATTGTTTTTAGTCTACACTTTCTGTAATTTTGTAGACTTGGGACAAAAAAGTGTAGACTAGTTATTTCTTTCTGATCCATCTTATTTGTATAAGTAACTTGCTATTGGGAATGAACCATCTCCTTAATGTCTTCTTTAAAACACATCCTTCATCACCTCTTTCGCAAACCTTGCGTTACCGATAGCGGGTACGATGTCTACCTTAATAGGACAACAGTCCTTAGACCAGGGTGGCTATTGCAGTTTTATTCATTTGCAGGATTAATTCACGAGGTGAATATATATTTTTTCTGATATTA encodes the following:
- a CDS encoding histidine kinase, yielding MLGYIRNIIYSPYFLSLPVAIIIILLLPPLFQKIKIAVVEDALLEHKESIHYYEDLDNDGNTELIIAYGDAHGQFCFQVYDHFGGVAGQWNFPGEFSRYTRELYFGDVDNNGILEVYGFTVQNDSIFLSAFEPLPVDWTLINLRFTDKYGTLGRQIDFNIPFFKVVDLEDDGKKEIFFSIAGGFSLTPRKIYRYDYLSDSIISSQSAGSIISEPILSDLNNDGFKEITGSTNACENIPDTMNLPYKDHSSWLFIFDHDLQLTAPPVEFPGGGTRFFVSLLKCGHKTCIFAFHHSIGHESNANEFLLFNRFGKIVKQNDAPSYSKKDRFSIVNHSEDQDKILLLKQDGELWVVDSTLQVIRKDYLGIDINSECYVCDVNFDGKNEWLFKSTDGTSLIISNPDLNVLATFPTTGLDSYEVSFHSHQEKPFLVIQDKKRKIILQCSAHPYYIKLIGSWILIYLGVLVFVLLIRKIQLQQIRAKEKIAGQILSLQLQSTSNQLDPHFTFNVFNTISAMLQQSREMSIHKSFLKFTELMRITLLSSGSITRSL